In Oreochromis niloticus isolate F11D_XX linkage group LG18, O_niloticus_UMD_NMBU, whole genome shotgun sequence, one genomic interval encodes:
- the tmem70 gene encoding transmembrane protein 70, mitochondrial isoform X3 produces MNPDRHTCEVKPFQMQSHSPSTRFISTAPPSEHGNLIYTGSLGLAVRGVKMFSYSTSAASLFLMPQILLKTGLGVQSFALQAAFCGVIGFFTFLTPILLHIITKGYIIRLYHNPDKDVYTAVTYSVFLTEKKSVFHQSQVRIPAVSKMFTTFYAGQVGFLVNPDIFPVPHDYNHLMGYDKPFSFRADDMDQPDKS; encoded by the exons atgaaccctgacaggcacacctgtgaggtgaaaccatttcag ATGCAGTCCCACAGTCCGTCCACCCGTTTCATCTCCACGGCGCCGCCCTCCGAGCACGGAAACCTCATTTATACTGGCAGCCTGGGTTTAGCTGTTCGGG GGGTGAAGATGTTCTCGTACAGCACTAGTGCAGCCAGCCTCTTCCTCATGCCACAAATACTCCTGAAAACTGGACTCGGAGTCCAGAGTTTTGCCTTGCAGGCAGCTTTCTGTGGAGTCATTGGCTTTTTTACCTTCCTTACTCCCATCCTTCTTCACATCATCACCAAGGGTTACATAATCCGCCTGTACCACAACCCAGACAAAGATGTCTACACAGCAGTCACCTACAGCGTGTTCCTCACCGAGAAAAAGAGCGTGTTCCACCAGAGCCAGGTGAGGATCCCAGCTGTCAGTAAGATGTTCACTACTTTCTACGCCGGGCAGGTGGGGTTCCTGGTAAACCCGGACATTTTCCCCGTCCCGCACGACTACAATCATCTGATGGGCTACGATAAACCGTTCAGTTTCAGAGCAGATGACATGGACCAGCCTGACAAGAGCTGA